A genomic stretch from Sulfobacillus thermosulfidooxidans includes:
- a CDS encoding sensor histidine kinase, producing the protein MTLYGAGRSPSTGDGDRGPSSTVLTLIEQERQRLARDLHDGPVQLLTNLSMRLSMMNRLLAVDPALAHEEWERLNDRLREAINLLRQVLYDLQPIVLDEAGLAGGVDLLVRRWTEETGIACTLNWPIPEAAWPLSADDKVGVFRILQEALANIHKHAQATHVTLSAELTSEGLVIMLRDNGRGFDPAVMHPGHYGLHTMAQRAALVGASWQLDTAPGKGTICRLLWDRAAL; encoded by the coding sequence ATGACCTTGTATGGGGCTGGCCGATCTCCGTCGACGGGCGACGGGGATCGGGGCCCGTCCTCGACCGTGTTAACGCTGATCGAACAGGAACGGCAGCGTTTGGCCCGTGACTTGCACGATGGCCCCGTGCAATTACTCACTAACCTGAGCATGCGGCTTAGTATGATGAACCGCTTATTGGCTGTGGATCCCGCATTAGCCCATGAGGAATGGGAACGATTGAACGACCGCCTGCGGGAGGCCATCAATTTATTGCGGCAAGTGTTGTATGATTTGCAACCCATTGTGTTGGATGAGGCCGGATTGGCTGGCGGGGTAGACCTGCTGGTCCGTCGCTGGACTGAGGAGACGGGTATCGCCTGCACGTTGAACTGGCCGATTCCGGAAGCTGCCTGGCCGCTGTCCGCGGATGATAAGGTGGGGGTCTTTCGAATTTTACAAGAAGCGTTGGCCAATATTCACAAGCATGCTCAGGCGACCCATGTCACTCTGAGTGCCGAATTAACGTCCGAAGGCCTTGTCATCATGCTTCGAGACAATGGCCGAGGGTTTGATCCAGCCGTTATGCATCCGGGGCATTATGGCTTGCATACGATGGCGCAGCGTGCAGCGTTGGTCGGGGCTTCGTGGCAGCTGGACACGGCCCCGGGGAAGGGCACGATCTGCCGTCTGCTGTGGGACCGGGCAGCGCTATGA
- a CDS encoding response regulator produces the protein MDRNDRSNPGGPRVLIVDDTPETRDILRHMVSMAGGVVVATLDAGCQAPAVIQQTPVDIVFLDYQMTGWSGLVTAQHLHVQWPTLPLVMITVMADPATRQAALDAGIRHFLGKPVTVDEIRMILRTVGEPLARGTPEDWAAWVRPFEGEDMP, from the coding sequence ATGGACCGTAATGACCGATCAAATCCTGGGGGGCCCCGCGTCCTTATCGTGGATGACACTCCGGAAACCCGCGACATTTTACGCCATATGGTTAGTATGGCAGGAGGAGTGGTCGTCGCTACGCTGGATGCTGGATGTCAAGCCCCCGCTGTTATTCAGCAGACTCCCGTCGACATAGTGTTTTTGGATTATCAAATGACGGGGTGGTCGGGTCTCGTTACTGCGCAGCATTTGCATGTCCAATGGCCGACTCTTCCTCTCGTGATGATTACAGTGATGGCCGATCCGGCGACCCGTCAAGCCGCGTTGGATGCGGGAATCCGTCACTTTCTCGGGAAACCTGTCACGGTGGACGAGATTCGGATGATTTTGCGAACGGTCGGGGAACCGTTGGCGCGTGGTACGCCGGAGGACTGGGCGGCGTGGGTGCGCCCGTTCGAAGGAGAGGACATGCCATGA
- a CDS encoding EAL domain-containing protein translates to MTSELVKWRDALIAAIEERQIQPVFQPVWTIDGTLMGFEALTRFPNGSPPDRVWALAEDQGLVEQLDAVALTAAVQDAQTLPGKLFLNIGALYLAWIMQWEHGTDPARIIWEVTETDPLTPDGAATVGRLKNRGYAFALDDAGTGYATPHQLYALQPQVVKLSLNMVHQWHRGHVQPLQLWIRAAHAMGATVVAEGMEDRAWLSTLAAEGVDAIQGYAMGKPQPAASWQDASRMFKK, encoded by the coding sequence ATGACAAGCGAACTCGTCAAATGGCGCGACGCGCTCATCGCGGCCATTGAAGAGAGACAGATTCAGCCCGTTTTTCAACCCGTTTGGACCATCGACGGGACACTTATGGGATTTGAGGCGTTAACGCGATTTCCTAACGGCAGTCCGCCAGACCGGGTGTGGGCGTTGGCCGAGGACCAAGGGCTCGTCGAACAATTGGACGCGGTGGCGCTTACTGCCGCAGTTCAAGATGCCCAGACGCTTCCGGGAAAACTGTTTCTCAATATTGGCGCCCTGTACTTAGCGTGGATCATGCAGTGGGAGCATGGCACCGACCCGGCTCGCATCATCTGGGAAGTGACGGAAACCGATCCCTTGACACCTGACGGCGCCGCCACCGTCGGGCGACTAAAAAACCGTGGGTATGCCTTTGCCTTGGACGATGCGGGGACAGGTTATGCCACACCCCACCAACTGTATGCTTTGCAACCCCAAGTGGTGAAGCTAAGCCTTAACATGGTGCATCAATGGCACCGCGGACATGTCCAACCGCTCCAATTGTGGATTCGTGCAGCCCATGCTATGGGTGCGACGGTCGTAGCCGAAGGGATGGAAGATCGAGCATGGCTATCAACGTTAGCCGCTGAAGGAGTTGACGCCATCCAAGGTTATGCCATGGGAAAACCTCAACCTGCCGCCTCATGGCAAGATGCTTCACGGATGTTCAAAAAATAA
- a CDS encoding sigma-70 family RNA polymerase sigma factor: MTSQTYRGQPDTVRPPHQSLIRPMDDGIWLDWVTRAQAGDQTVWQQIFDGTMPLLRVLLRPYYGPSGSHDRQDLWQIARIGVWQAVMQYHPERHVPLEAWLRLVIRRRLDDMVRQAHRQKRLMDGRLLRWDAPDGTEGRRHPVGFAGEGTDLDPLQVVERHQMRTDLYAALHDLTLLEWRVVWDIAAGYSYEEVARHWGCSRKAVDNALQRARRKLREKGMTAR; the protein is encoded by the coding sequence TTGACAAGTCAAACGTACCGGGGGCAACCAGATACGGTGCGACCTCCCCATCAAAGTCTAATACGCCCCATGGACGATGGCATCTGGCTGGACTGGGTGACGCGGGCCCAAGCGGGGGATCAAACGGTGTGGCAACAGATTTTTGATGGCACGATGCCGCTTTTACGAGTTCTTTTGCGACCGTACTATGGCCCATCAGGGAGCCATGACCGGCAGGATCTCTGGCAAATCGCGCGGATTGGGGTATGGCAAGCGGTAATGCAATATCATCCGGAGCGACACGTGCCGCTGGAAGCGTGGTTGCGACTCGTGATTCGTCGGCGTCTAGATGACATGGTACGGCAAGCTCATCGCCAGAAACGTTTAATGGACGGCCGCCTGCTGCGGTGGGATGCGCCGGACGGGACGGAGGGTCGTCGACACCCCGTGGGCTTCGCGGGGGAGGGGACTGATCTCGATCCCTTACAGGTTGTCGAGCGCCATCAAATGCGAACGGATCTTTACGCGGCCCTTCACGATCTCACCCTCTTAGAGTGGCGGGTAGTGTGGGATATTGCGGCAGGATACTCGTATGAGGAGGTCGCACGGCACTGGGGATGCTCGCGGAAGGCGGTCGACAACGCATTGCAGCGTGCGCGGCGCAAATTGCGCGAAAAGGGGATGACGGCCCGGTAA
- a CDS encoding site-specific integrase: MKTVEPLRDKRQIEAIKKILAAQNLRDAAWFTLGINSGLRISDLLALRVGDVRLTPTKWRERIQITEQKTGKTKDFPLSASAKKALAAYLATRPDAQPDDPLFPSRKHGRPLKRGQAWQILHDAAQMAGVTDAIGTHTLRKTFGYWAYQSGVDLAIIQQILNHSSPGTTLAYIGIRREDRDAVYLGLNL, translated from the coding sequence GTGAAGACAGTAGAACCCCTGCGCGATAAACGCCAGATTGAGGCGATCAAAAAAATTCTGGCCGCCCAAAATCTCCGCGATGCGGCCTGGTTTACGCTGGGGATTAACAGCGGACTCCGTATTAGCGACCTCTTAGCGTTACGCGTTGGGGATGTGCGCCTGACCCCCACCAAATGGCGGGAGCGAATTCAGATCACGGAACAGAAAACCGGTAAAACGAAAGATTTTCCGCTCAGCGCGTCAGCCAAAAAAGCCCTGGCGGCGTATCTGGCCACCCGCCCGGATGCACAGCCCGATGATCCGTTGTTTCCCTCCCGAAAACACGGACGCCCGCTCAAACGCGGACAAGCCTGGCAGATTCTGCATGACGCCGCCCAAATGGCGGGTGTCACGGACGCGATTGGCACCCACACGCTGCGCAAAACGTTTGGGTACTGGGCCTATCAATCGGGAGTCGATTTAGCCATTATTCAGCAGATTTTGAACCACAGCAGTCCGGGGACGACGCTTGCCTATATCGGGATTCGCCGGGAGGATCGGGATGCCGTGTATTTGGGGTTGAATTTGTGA
- a CDS encoding flagellar assembly protein A, with amino-acid sequence MSGAAWRTVWTWIQELPRKTRRATPHAEPSLLAPAADPGMVWIDAQGLIRVKNPGPQGKTYAVLEVPEDSPITVWVNDQAVKGLQVVTEQDAIRYTLHEQPPVHDWTIEVDESGLTADVVVHYAPGWRARLRPCSPCSHLVLHPEQIPWEPEDIPVAAIETELNQRHIVEGRLPESELIAFLQQRQSGRLPVARGIPPQPGEPAPIAWTVGTGSVDDSPVRVAAGTVLGRLLPAQPGKLGRTVFGTSITPPERLPSVPEWGPGVLRTETGDLVAQYAGRVRRTPTVLDVIPETVLTPSTDAPGVVVVNGDAALVGTWRHATILATGRVRSTEPVDHCVIRAQEGLDLTGPVTHTQLFVGPGVLEDHFRGLMEQILQDVASLERTMQALQAHAPVTVRLHYGALLVQVLHDKFPTVPSALDVAQRLLTVVDVPVMIRDTLATLTRLTSEAALRQYTEFTELRACQARMDEALALWTPTSCANAVPPSELGRLRDCIVRGAGTLEMIAAEACEIDGVDVLRVRDSIVGGFCRVLHRVQAHQLGNPRGTETVVQTLESTGIVEVDHLYPGTVIVVGSQRHFIRSVLQHVVVDGDPEQVEML; translated from the coding sequence ATGAGTGGGGCGGCGTGGCGCACGGTCTGGACATGGATTCAGGAACTCCCCCGCAAAACGCGGCGCGCGACACCTCACGCAGAACCGTCCCTTTTGGCCCCGGCGGCGGATCCGGGAATGGTGTGGATTGATGCGCAGGGTCTTATTCGCGTGAAAAATCCCGGGCCGCAGGGAAAAACCTATGCCGTTTTGGAGGTTCCTGAGGATTCTCCGATTACGGTGTGGGTCAACGATCAAGCCGTGAAAGGATTACAGGTTGTGACCGAACAAGATGCTATTCGGTATACCTTGCATGAACAACCTCCCGTTCACGATTGGACGATCGAAGTGGATGAATCGGGCTTAACGGCCGACGTGGTGGTTCACTATGCCCCGGGGTGGAGGGCTCGTCTGCGACCCTGTTCGCCCTGCTCCCATCTGGTCCTGCACCCCGAACAGATTCCGTGGGAACCGGAAGACATTCCGGTAGCGGCTATTGAGACCGAGCTAAACCAGCGTCACATTGTGGAGGGTCGACTACCAGAGTCCGAGCTCATAGCCTTCCTGCAGCAACGGCAATCCGGACGCCTGCCGGTCGCGCGCGGTATTCCGCCGCAACCGGGTGAACCGGCGCCGATTGCGTGGACCGTGGGAACCGGATCCGTGGACGACTCGCCCGTGCGCGTGGCAGCAGGCACCGTCTTGGGCCGTCTCTTACCCGCTCAACCGGGAAAATTGGGCCGGACAGTATTTGGCACATCCATTACCCCACCAGAGCGGCTTCCTTCGGTGCCGGAATGGGGTCCTGGGGTGTTGCGCACCGAGACCGGGGATCTCGTCGCCCAGTATGCAGGACGGGTGCGCCGCACCCCGACGGTTCTCGATGTGATCCCTGAAACGGTGCTAACGCCCTCGACGGATGCTCCGGGTGTCGTGGTAGTTAACGGAGATGCCGCTCTGGTGGGAACCTGGCGCCATGCGACGATTCTCGCCACGGGAAGGGTGCGTAGTACTGAACCGGTTGACCATTGTGTCATTCGGGCGCAGGAGGGGCTAGATCTCACGGGTCCCGTTACGCATACCCAATTGTTTGTCGGTCCTGGTGTCTTGGAGGACCATTTTCGCGGGCTCATGGAACAAATTCTTCAGGATGTGGCGAGTCTGGAGCGCACGATGCAGGCCCTTCAGGCACATGCTCCCGTGACGGTGCGGCTGCATTATGGTGCACTGCTCGTGCAGGTGCTCCACGACAAATTCCCCACGGTGCCTTCGGCACTGGACGTGGCTCAAAGACTCCTTACGGTGGTCGACGTGCCCGTGATGATCCGCGATACGCTCGCGACATTGACCCGCTTAACCTCGGAAGCCGCTTTACGGCAGTACACGGAGTTTACGGAACTCCGGGCCTGTCAGGCCCGGATGGACGAGGCATTGGCGCTCTGGACGCCGACTTCGTGTGCGAATGCCGTGCCGCCTTCGGAATTGGGTCGTTTACGCGATTGTATTGTGCGGGGAGCGGGAACGCTCGAAATGATAGCTGCAGAGGCTTGTGAAATCGACGGAGTGGATGTCTTGCGTGTTCGCGACAGCATTGTGGGAGGCTTTTGTCGGGTGCTCCACCGCGTGCAGGCGCATCAACTGGGGAATCCGCGGGGAACCGAAACCGTGGTGCAAACGCTGGAGTCGACGGGGATCGTCGAAGTTGATCATCTCTATCCCGGCACGGTCATTGTGGTTGGGTCCCAGCGCCACTTTATTCGCAGCGTCTTACAACATGTCGTGGTGGACGGCGATCCCGAACAGGTTGAAATGTTGTAG
- a CDS encoding tetratricopeptide repeat protein has translation MAAGHGPGEGHDLPSAVGPGSAMTVDEALARGDQWFTHGWLDAARECWQQVVAMEGGAFQQAVAWDNLGKVAARRGRWEDAADAFRRALIILPGDDTEGRMRIAMHQALVWGQTGQTDLAYRQLWQLTHEATAVSPRLHTLLGLNLAAVQIDYDYPHQAIATLHAVAQHWAPEDEQRYGYFWHTNLGVCYVALHQWDDANRHLEAALSCAPSRDRQGPVLVERALAAFYRGDVLASLADAQRALQIMWDHWLTWEADEWARLSVVFARAADTLGESTLARRFEDVAQTLYGQLGQWQAWRRVRSDITPHGAVMAIDHTALVAELRRAVQWMETLFALDIVWPQASYIAEVRNHAAQAVAEHAQWSDAQRGALATACRLADFGLTAIDPLARDNPHRSPGAWQQYRQHPWLSCQLLAPLGLNHDVLDTIAYHHEQPDGKGFPAGRTASEIPEAAAIYAVADAYAQGTLTAGHTSTWKQLQSLAGTQLDARWVSVLERIFATIA, from the coding sequence GTGGCAGCTGGACACGGCCCCGGGGAAGGGCACGATCTGCCGTCTGCTGTGGGACCGGGCAGCGCTATGACTGTGGATGAGGCCCTAGCCCGCGGTGACCAATGGTTTACGCATGGCTGGCTGGATGCGGCCCGCGAATGTTGGCAGCAGGTGGTGGCGATGGAGGGGGGAGCATTCCAACAGGCCGTAGCGTGGGATAATCTCGGCAAGGTCGCGGCTCGCCGCGGCCGGTGGGAGGATGCCGCCGATGCGTTTCGACGAGCATTGATCATCCTTCCCGGAGACGACACCGAAGGACGCATGCGCATTGCCATGCACCAGGCATTGGTTTGGGGACAAACGGGCCAAACCGATCTCGCGTATCGCCAATTATGGCAGCTCACGCACGAGGCGACGGCCGTATCTCCCCGCCTTCATACGCTGTTGGGACTCAATCTTGCGGCGGTCCAAATTGATTATGATTATCCGCATCAAGCCATCGCCACGCTGCACGCGGTGGCGCAACACTGGGCCCCAGAGGATGAGCAACGTTACGGGTATTTCTGGCATACCAATTTGGGCGTTTGCTATGTGGCCTTGCACCAATGGGATGATGCGAACCGCCACTTGGAGGCGGCTTTGTCCTGTGCTCCCAGTCGTGATCGTCAAGGACCGGTATTGGTCGAACGTGCGTTGGCAGCTTTTTACCGCGGAGATGTTTTGGCTAGTCTTGCGGATGCTCAACGGGCTCTGCAAATCATGTGGGATCACTGGCTAACATGGGAGGCTGATGAATGGGCCCGGCTGAGTGTCGTCTTCGCACGGGCCGCCGATACTCTGGGCGAGTCCACGTTGGCACGGCGGTTTGAAGATGTGGCGCAAACGCTGTATGGACAATTGGGGCAGTGGCAGGCCTGGCGACGCGTGCGCTCCGACATCACGCCGCACGGAGCCGTGATGGCGATCGATCACACGGCGTTAGTGGCGGAATTGCGGCGTGCCGTGCAGTGGATGGAAACCTTGTTTGCCTTAGATATTGTATGGCCTCAAGCGAGCTACATCGCCGAAGTGCGGAATCATGCGGCGCAAGCTGTGGCGGAGCATGCCCAGTGGTCTGACGCCCAGCGGGGGGCTTTAGCGACTGCCTGTCGTCTGGCGGACTTTGGCCTCACCGCAATTGATCCCCTCGCCCGGGACAATCCGCATCGGTCGCCGGGGGCTTGGCAGCAATATCGGCAGCACCCGTGGCTCAGTTGTCAATTATTAGCGCCTTTAGGGCTGAATCACGATGTGTTGGACACGATTGCTTATCACCACGAGCAGCCGGACGGTAAAGGGTTTCCAGCAGGACGGACGGCTTCGGAAATTCCCGAGGCGGCTGCGATTTATGCTGTGGCCGACGCGTATGCCCAAGGCACCCTGACGGCCGGGCATACTTCTACCTGGAAGCAGCTTCAATCGCTTGCAGGTACGCAATTAGATGCGCGTTGGGTTTCGGTGTTGGAACGTATTTTTGCGACAATCGCGTAG